ataatattttatttgcttATTTGAGTTAATTGTCATGGTACTTACTCTTCTAAAAGGTGAAGCTGAAGATTTCCAGGGAGTGGTTCCAAGGGAACCCATCCCAAACGCACTGCTATCCGAGCAACATTTGTATCAACCTAGTTCGACAAGTAAATGTGGTGCTGAGTTCATAATTAAGCACTGGAAGACCGGTCATTAACAAATCATGTTCAGGACTTACTGGGAAGGCCCTATGATGAAGTGTCAAAAGCCGTAAACATTCCACACTTTTCAATCCTATTCCTCTTATTTCCAGCAGGTATTTCCTAAAGGTAAAAATAAACATTATCTTGGAAGGTCCAACATACtcaaacatataaatattatttggtGATTAATTAGTATGTTGAGCAGCATTTTCGTAAAAGTATAACAATGATATTTGttacaaacatttggacttACTTAACGATATCATGTGGGGCATATCGCAACCATTCAAGATCAAGGCTTCCGTGGTGTTCATTTATGTGATTAAGAACTGCCTGCAAAAGTCAGGGATTTGAAAATTGAAACAGAATTCAAAATATATCTGTGATGATAAGATAGGAAAATGCAAGCTTCATACCTTGATTCTTTCTGCAATATTATTGTGCTGCCCTCGTGATCTGATGGCATCAGCTACCTCAGATTGAGGTGCATGCCTAACTGCCTCCCAGTCCACAGAATCTGTCGCAGCCCTACTTCTGTGTCTGGAATATTCTCTTCCTATCTCATTCCAATTCCTCTTCTCCTCAACAACTTTTTTCTTCCCTTTACTCGTCTTTTTTGTCATAGCAGAAGCCACACCCGAGCTATTATCCTTCATACTCGAGATAGAAGTAATCGGATGCAAAGCACAATCTTCGCATACCATCTCTTCAGGCTTATTTTGTTCCTTGCTAAGAGTTTTTTCAATCTCAACTTCTGCCACTGAGCTGCAATCCATGTCCAGTAAAACTTTCTCTTCATGACCATTTTCAGCTTGATTATCTTTGATGAAGTGAGAATTATTTCTGGCACTGGAAGAAGAACAAGGTTTTTCAAATGTACCGCAGTTTAACCTCTTTGAGCTTGATAGTGGATTTATGCCCTCTGTAGCTCTTGATGGGTTTTCACATGTTAGTACTATATGAGGTTCTAGCTGAATGATGGTTCTTCCAGTATCTTCAACATCTACTGAAGTTTTTGATTCAGGTTCAGCTACATAATATCTATTACCATTTGAATCCTCTGGTGTTCCGGTGTATACAGAATCAGCTCCAATTGACTCTTGACCGTACTCGTTCTCTAGTTCATCATCAGATGCTTCTTGGTTGCTTGTTGATCGAATAGGAAACTTCGACGCAAGTGACATGTAAGCAGCACTGTTAACAtgcataaaaaaaagttaaatgaaaACTTTAGTCTCAAGATATGCTGTTTAATAGACGGTTTACGAATGTCATTACCTTGAAAGAAAATCAGTAACATTTTGAGTTAAGAAAACTCCAACCAATGAGTCCAGCACTGATCCTTTCCATGGTTTGAATCTTCTATCTCCTGCAAAGATGTATTGTCGTTTGTTTAGTTTGTATTATGCTAACAGACTATCATTTGCATGATTTTCACTCTTTTGAATAATAGCTCTAGtgagaaatttaattttgttgtcaactttttaaaattcaagAAAGAAAGTACCTAAGATGAGATGCATTTTGGAAGAGAATGACTTGATACGAGCAAGGAAAATTGTTCTTTCCTCTTCCCACTTCTTCTGTCTTTCTTCGTCTTCCTGTTTCTCACCCACGCCATCGTCTATTTTCATCACCAAATTATACTGTCTCAATGTCTCATCATCAAGAAGGACCAGTGCTTTTAGTTTTCTTTTAGGACTCTGGTACGGAACTATAGCACCTACGTCTCTGCTCTTGGCGGAATGAGATTTTCGATAGGGAACTATAGCATTTGATTCTATTCTTCTTCGATTAGACCCTTCATGTCTCTTCTCTTTTATATGCAAGGCAAGGATGGATGCTTCTGATTTCCTCTGCCTCTTACTCCTGCATCCTTTTAGAAAACTTGTATGAGTCAATGAGGAGTTGGTTTGGCAGTCAAATGTTTTGCTCATTGTACAAGCAATTCTTGTGGACCTCCTTGTTATCTCCAACTTAAGTTCAGACTGCAAATGCTTTCCTGACTTCATTTCAAGGTTTGAATCCTGCGATACATCATCACAGCTCTGTCTTGCATACTTCATCTCCCCCTTTATATTGGACTCCGTTTCTCCTCTTGCATGCTTCCTTTTCGCCTTACTTTCAAGTTCGATCTTACCTCTTCTTTTCGTTCCGTCAGCTGCAACCTTAGGCCTATACCGAAGTTTCTTAGTTGTCAACGGCCTTTGATTCACATCCGAATCATTTCTCGGTCTTTTCCTCGCAATTTGCTTCACTGATGGAGTTGGTGGTGGCTCTAAACCATCACTACAATGAAGCTTCTCGTTTTccttaacaaaaacaaaatcaccTTGCAAATGTTTTTGTCCATCACCTTAATTCAAGAtgaaaaacattataaaacagtGTGGTTAAATTGGTTGCTGATTGCacaaaaagttattaaaaactgaCCCAAGTCATCAACTTCAAACTAATGAATAACATATCTAATGATTTCTTAAAGCaacataacaaaaaatataatgttaaaagaaaaattggTAGACTTACAGTGATTGTGTGATGGCTGACTAGTAGAATCGGGAGAGGCCGAGAAATCCAAGCGTCTAGCCACATTTGGAACAACAAGTGAAGTGGGTTTGCGGCACCTTTTGGTGTAAACTTTAAGCGGTGCGGGCGTTACAGGAACCCATTGGTTTTCCAACTCCCACAAATTCTTCTTCCACCTTCTTTGATAAACCTTCATGTTCCTTCACAAACCCACTTTAAAACATGAGATTCTAATATAATTATCACAAATCAGGCATGCATGCATGTATTTACCACAAAAaagattgatttgagaattGCCCTGCTTTCAGAAATCAATGAGTCTGGATTCTTTTTCGTTGCACAAAGGTAGGTGAAAGGCAGAACAAAGAGAGAAAAATGGTTTGTAAACCGAGCATGCATTTGAGAGAATCTCCTTAACTAGACCACACTAACACAATTTTTGTTTGAAAGATTAGCTGATTCAACTGCTTTGTCTTGTCCAAAAGCCTAATCAACAACGTAAACCAACTATATTTTATATGTACTGAAACAAGCCAGCAGACAATGGAATAtgaagttaattaaattttatatgtattgAAAGTAGACAATggaatataaaattaacaaaccTATTAATATCTCacaataattatacaacgcaacggttACGACACGACATTCGTGTAACAAACTAATAAGGCGTTAGCCATGtacaaatgtttaatgataaaaaaataaataataaataaaaattctctATCGCAAATAATTATTGGCTTGTTGTGAAGATGACGTGGCGCATCCGTTGTGTGAGATAAACACCAAGCTTTATTCAAGCAAATCAGATTCTTCTTTGTTCATAAAGAAACATGACAAGTCCTTTACGGTATTATTAGTATATGTAGATgatggagaaattcttaggtagactcagtacACTACGTCATCCGTGTACTAAaactatcacataatgacacgtcaataaaatgatgacaattttgtaatattatcattcaaatgtgtaaataagtaataaacgaatttacaaggttgtcatcattttaatgacgtgtcattttATGATAGGCTTAATCCACTGATGACGTgctggactgagtctacctaagaatctctcgtAGATAATGTTATattaacaatattaaaatttatcttgATTAAGTcaaccaaatcaaaaatttggtagcttttaaaaaaaattggaatttgaaatagctaaatcaaatcataaatttatctgTATCGAAAATAGTATTCGAGAAACAGGATATATTGATTCTAAACCTACTTCCATATTTAtattaaggcctaattacttaaaaaaaatccaccttataacatttttttgtttataccctgacataaaaaaaagttcatctgtaccctttttttgatttttcattttcgtctccACCCTAAAGatctaatttgacctctttttatttggaaaaatattcaaaatgatcatttatatttagcttatattctaattaaaaattaatattattaatcatttataatgttttcatcctttaattaatttaattgtcaaaaattttaattttagggtagagatgaaaacaaaaaataaaaaaaagggtacaaatgaacttttttctaggtgagggtataaacgaaaaaatgttataaggtggggtttttttttaagtaattagtcCTTATATTAACATTAACTAGATTAATTAAAGAAGGTGGTTCTTCTCCTTATCCAAATATATCAACTTATAGATTATTGGTAGGCAAACTAATATATTTGTGTTCGTATGACTTGAACTTAATTGACTATTTAGATTTGCATGAAGAGAGTGCaatatatttaatgaaaaatttaagTGACAATTTGTCCTCGCAACTTATTAGCAATAgacaattaacatataattaattttgtgggcaaatCAGCACGAATTTGGTGACTATAGTCAATTAACCTCCATTTTGACAATTTGCCCCTCAACTTATAAGCTAATTGACCCCGTAAATGGCAATTTGTCCCCTCAATTTGTAAGCTAATTTGTCAAAGGGGTTAGTTGACCATAATCAGCAAATTCATTACTCATTTGTCCATAAAATTAATTGGtgtgttaattgtccattgcttacaagttgagaggACAAAATGCTATTTAAATCTTTAATAAAAGGTTGCAACTCCATGAAACGTGATAATTTAATGAAAAGTTACACCTATTCATAGCACCTATTAgttccttatatatatatatatatatgtgtgtgtgtgtgtgtgtgtgtgtgtgtgtgtgtgtgtgtgtgtgtgtgtgtgtgtgtgtgtattgaATGAATAAACATTATTGATTAAGttaattataactaaatttttctcataatatataaaataaaagagtttgGGTGGTGAATTTaagtatttttcattttaaaatacttGACACTTAGTGCAAAATCGTCAAACTTGTGGAATCGACAGAAGGTATATATAGAACGTTCTATTTAATTTCTGCATATTCCAACATTAGTATCAAAGCTTATTTGTTGATTTTCATGCTCCGATTGATTGAATTAtggtatttaataaatttatatgttatatatatcataattgCTATGTTCAAATTACGTTTTTATgatgtaaaatttatttatttttaaagtacgTACTTTAAGctttaaaatgatacaaataACACAAAATTTGGATTATTATAGAGAAAGTTATGATTATTCAAAGTTGAGTAGTTGAACATTCAATTATAGAAATTTCGATTTTTTGTGTGTTTTGTGAAAATTTTGACATGATTTTCAAACTATGTATGTAACTGATAATTTTGTACAATTTCATATACGAAAACTACGTAGTGTCGTCTTTAAAATTACATCAAAAtcatgaaaaattaatttgtatagTGAGAGTTGTGAATTTGAAATATGTGTTGACATCTATTTTTTGGaaaggtaaaaagtgataaggaactgaagcatcccatgatgattttcagagaaatctgtccgggtgacgagttttcgatttgcttgctggaatctaagcacgCGTAATTTATGCACAATTGTAAATTTGGAAGATTAAAATgcaattaggcgtaaatagcccataaaaatccaaagaggtCGTAACCTAAGTCTAGAAATTTGACTAATTACAATGTTTTAGAattttatgggccaatttgcaagttttacggactgaaattgaccataacCAAATTCATAGGACCTTAGTagcctttttgacacttttaggcaccaaaatagtCTTTTAGtacctttttacttagctagcaagtctaaatccaaaaattagaattagaattctaattaattaattaaaagctcATCCTAAATACATAttgacttatcacttaacacttcttcGACCACTAACCAAACTCTAACTAGGACGAACTTGTAAATACACTTAAGCTAACCCTAGACCTAACTAGAccactataaatacagccttaagccagtCTGGCTAGAGGTGGCACATAAACCCTAGAAATTAAGAAGCAAAATTCGCCCCCCATTGGAATAGTATAGCCAAACTGTACACCTCACACACACAAAATCACATCAATTCTGGTCCTAAAAACACTAAAACACGTGTTGATTCTCTAAGAACGCAACATCTGCACGGATTCTAAGCTGGATTCTGCATCCACTTTGCCAACAAACGAGCCAAGCTCAgaccggtaattctgaggacccttTTATTATGTTCCTTTGATTTGCCATGAATATATGTATAATTGCCATAATTGTTGTGATTGTGTGCTGAGGATGCATGTTTCGATGGTTTTATTGCCTTTTCCATCATGCTATAATTAATCAATTCGGTGTTTTCAATAAATTGTCATGAAATTCGATGATAGACATATTAATTTGCTGTAATTAACCATGTTTAAGCTCAAACATAGAAAGCCAATTAATTTAAAGCTTTTCGAATGCATTTCTCTAGGTGATTCTAACTCTTTAAGCCATGAAAAACCAAATTTCGTACTTGCTGCCCaggattatttttatttaaatgactTTTAAACACTCTGATTATGCCatatttggattccttgttcgattttatgcgattttgactacttttgcatgagaaacggacttgaaacgagtgagaacgaatcaaaacaaaaatcccGGAACTATTGTCAAAAACCCTCGCCGCCGCCGCTATAACCGGCGG
This region of Mercurialis annua linkage group LG1-X, ddMerAnnu1.2, whole genome shotgun sequence genomic DNA includes:
- the LOC126681947 gene encoding transcriptional activator DEMETER-like, with protein sequence MKYARQSCDDVSQDSNLEMKSGKHLQSELKLEITRRSTRIACTMSKTFDCQTNSSLTHTSFLKGCRSKRQRKSEASILALHIKEKRHEGSNRRRIESNAIVPYRKSHSAKSRDVGAIVPYQSPKRKLKALVLLDDETLRQYNLVMKIDDGVGEKQEDEERQKKWEEERTIFLARIKSFSSKMHLILGDRRFKPWKGSVLDSLVGVFLTQNVTDFLSSAAYMSLASKFPIRSTSNQEASDDELENEYGQESIGADSVYTGTPEDSNGNRYYVAEPESKTSVDVEDTGRTIIQLEPHIVLTCENPSRATEGINPLSSSKRLNCGTFEKPCSSSSARNNSHFIKDNQAENGHEEKVLLDMDCSSVAEVEIEKTLSKEQNKPEEMVCEDCALHPITSISSMKDNSSGVASAMTKKTSKGKKKVVEEKRNWNEIGREYSRHRSRAATDSVDWEAVRHAPQSEVADAIRSRGQHNNIAERIKAVLNHINEHHGSLDLEWLRYAPHDIVKKYLLEIRGIGLKSVECLRLLTLHHRAFPVDTNVARIAVRLGWVPLEPLPGNLQLHLLEEYPVMDTIQKYLWSRLCKLDEQELYELHYQMITFGKVFCTKLNPNCGVCPMRAECKHLASATASKTLCLPRPSGKGEEMFEVPSLCFENSADVANSALVRDSTPISTQTQEPDFANQTSEPIIEEPKSPQLIDDIEDFGMRYGIDEHIVNKDEEIPTLILSNEPFRTNVQCFMDNYWNIHQPEGSSRAIVPLSVNVDSVPVRKLKNISRLRTEHQVYELPDDHPLLVGRRKRDRNDHSPYLLAIWSPGETPGSCQPPKKTCNFQGPDQLCNDKTCSFCENVRETTSKTVRGTILVPCRTAMRGRFPLNGTYFQVNEVFADHETSQNPIIVPRSSIWNLPRRTVCFGTSPNTIFKGCSLEGIQENFWKGFICVKGLEVNTGAPKPLVKRFHCPTGKTKTRVRKSLKEGDAKSTRSMR